AGTAGtccagaaaatatgttttaccgacccggcagacgttttTCTGCATAGTAGCCCATGGAAAAATTCCATACGAAtattaattttagttttagAGCATTAACTGAACCTTACTTGTGATATTCGCGTGAAGAAATAACACATTAAGAAGTTACTATTAGGAAAAATAACAAACTGTTAGTAACTAAGgtaagggggggggggcgtAGCTAGGAATATCAAGATTGCTTAGAGCTACTTAGATTACACCCCCTCTCAATCAGATAATCCAATCATCATTCGCAGGGTCTTGAATCGGTTATGCTCCAGAGCCTTCGTGAAAATATCTGCCAATTGATTTTGCGTTTTGATGGGTTCAATTTTCAACACTCCAGATGCCACATGATCACGCACGAAATGATGTTTGATATCAATATGTTTCGTACGTTCTGTTTCCAGGTTCTATGCCATACAAATACAACTTCGGTTGTCCTCATACGTAGTGATGTGTATGTTCGTATCTTGTAGATCTTCAATTATTTCTTTCAGCCAGAGAGATTCGGGAACTGCTGCACTGAGCGCGATGAACTCCGCTTCACTGGACGAAGTTGTAACAGTGGTCTGCTTCTTGCTGCACCAGATTACCGAGGATCCAAATACTTTAAACAGATAGCCACTCACTGATTTCCGATCTTCTGTGTCGGACGCCCAATCGGCCTCAACGTATCCAACCAAAGGTTTGCTTGTTGGGTCTCGCTTGAAATTCAGCTTCGTTTTTATCGTACCTTGCAAGTATCGAACAGCTCGTTTCAGGGCTTGCCAATGTTCAGTGGTCGGTTGTTGCTGGAAATGCCCCAAATATCCGACAGGGTAACAAATTTCAGGTCGCACACTTAGCATTATGTACATCAGTGATCCCAGTAGCTCACGATATGGTTGGCTTGCATCTGGTCCACTTCGACTAAGCGTGAGGCCTTTCTCCATTGGTGTACGACCTGGATTACACTCGGACATCCCAAAACGGTTCACAAGTTTTTCGATACTTGAGAAAGCTGTAGTTGTCCATTGCCACGATTATACATGCCCAAAAAGTGTCGGAGCTCCCCACAATCAGACATTTCGAACTTGGTTGCAAGATCCTTCTTCAGCTTCATTACTGACGGAAGATTGCGGCCAGCCACCAGCAGGTCATCAACGTACAGAATTAGCACCAGCTCATCGTTCTTATCGAACCTCGCGTACAGGCAATAATCATGTCTTGATCTTTTGAAGCCCATCTCGAGAATTGTTTCGTTGAATCGTTTATTCCAACATCTAGGTGATTGCTTCAAACCGTATAAACATTTCAGCAACCGACAAACTTGACCAGGTTTTGCTGATACACCCTCCGGGACTTCCATAAAGATGGTTTCCTTCATGCGCCCATGGAGAAACGTAGTACGTACATCCATTTGGTGGGAAAAGTATTTTCTGTGAACGCCAACTGCCAATACGGTTCTGATTGTAGCTAGTCGAGCTACCGGTGCATAGGTTTCTTCATAGTCGTGTCCTTGCTTCTGAAGGTATCCCTTCGCTACAAGACGGGCTTTGAAGCGAACCAATTTGCCGTTCTCATCTTCCTTCAAATTGAACACCCACTTGGATTTCAGAGGTTTAGTATCTTTGGGACAGGTCACCATTTTCCAGACATCGTTCTTCCTCAGTGACTCCAGTTCAGGCCTGGGATTTGTCACCTTCATACAGAAAAACCATGCGACAAAACCAAAGAGAAAACAGTCACCTCAAACTGGACAACACAACCTAACCAACGTAGCTCGATACAGCGTTCTACTATGGTCTCTCGCTCCGACAAGACATTTTGAATCTTGTcacatatttattttgttacgaTATATTTGTCGTGTGACGCTTTCCATCGCGACTAAGGTTTTGCACAACCAGACGGATTAGAATAGTTGTCatggttattgacaaaaaatTTCGTCATGTCACCTTTGAATTTTGTCGCGTTTGAATTGTTGTCGTTgtcattagtgctgtccaatgagcagctcgaagtagctcgaagttgttcccgtcctgctcgatcttttttgtcaacaaatgggcatgagcaggacagggagaaacttcgagctacttcaagctctcattggacagcattattatGAATTGATGACAAAATGTGGGGAATCCACTGAAATGATGTGGTTTCTGGGTTTTACACagggggggagtaagcctgtcatccacgagcaaatcaagcctacctaagatgtattatccgggcctcgccgcttgcttgggaaaggcgggccaccctgggccaccccgcttggcaaTTGTAGCATTTTTCGAACTAGAATCTTGCaggatattggttaacctacactactgctgactaacgaaaaaactcaaaggtgcagcccaatcgggttgtacgcaaaggtgacgtaggactgactacgtagctatacgaaataataatttgtgtttctttattaacattgagcaaattgctcggaggtcaactgaatcaagaaggcgAATAGTTGATCCCAGTTGGATGGATTTTGCTTCTTCTAACCATGGAATTAACAtaactcatcggccgcatcgccgctgaaatcactcgactggctttcagtggaggatatcacaatcctagaagacaccatcttcaaaaatgtccgaaataaaggagaaataagatGAATCAGAAGTGGCCAAACCAAATATATTTACTTGcgacgtttggttttcgcccgcgatgggaacgtacgtggcaaagtgaggagaacttcaagaattaattacacaTAGTTCTTTTCATGACTCAAACTATTTATCTAAGAAGAGGtattggcgtcttcatcgattatGCTGTCATtggcggaaagtgaaattttctggcaaaattatttggttttgtttctgttagtcatgggaattgaaaacagttttttccGAGCCACCATTCTTTACAAAAGAAGGTCAATCCGAGATaaatttccttcaaagtgcAACTTCGtgaatagcgaatttgatagcgcgtcggagggagatgaggCAGTAAATTTGACatgatgggatcactaacagcaaccaagctaccacgccaaacccgatgctaccgaaacagtccattttcgaaattacctctttcttttcataaaatgttggtcctgagaagaaccaattctcttttctcaattcccattccaataactaactacaaccaatcgcttgtcgacacctagcgttgcaactgtccgaccgccacttgatgatttttcgccaagcctccaaaggttgaaataaatttgcagcattgccacccacttcgtgctgctgtgtccgctccgctgcatctaatgtcgaaccgccttctgtggaatcccAATCAAAATGGTTAGCGCGCGCCgaatagcagctttcttgtatttaataaattaaacccgtaagccccgcccctttgtgagttgaaatgggtgtaaatataatttgcactcataacgattaatgaaggggcggggctaatgaaattactttattagatactagcagacccgacaaacttcgtctcgcctaaaactgatttattctttgattagttctcgagttatgcagaatttttctgtttcatttgtatgggacccCCTTTCTAAAGGGGgaagggtctcgaaccatcttaagaaccttcttcggccccaaaaacttctgcatacaaattttcacgtcgatcggatcagtagtttccgagtctataagggtcagacagacagaaattcatttttatgtatatagaagataagaaagctgcttttcagcgtgcgcgagccatttcaatcaggattccacagacaacgaaccgttcggagaatgacaaattctaagaatcctatgattttttctcgattctgaatttggttatgagatgttgtttatcttagatgcgtattgttacgaggaataacagaagaaatttcattcaagacgaagtttctccatattaccaaacattatctcttggcatctgtctgtccgagcgacgttcaccgatgggtgattgctgtagaaagttgtcttcattgattttatacaaaagaaggttgatccgactatccgaaataaactttcttcaaagtgcaaaactcaatcgtaaatagcgaatttgatagcgcgttggagggagatgatgtagtgaattttaatggaaggaatcactaacagcaaccaaactaccacgccaaacccgatgccaccgaaacagtgcATTTTCGCaatcaactctttctttccataaaatgttggtcctgagaagaaccaattttcttttcccaatgttcctttccaactaactgacacctcaatttgtaatacattttcagcatcggcactggcggtgcgggatcgccacagtgctatttttatggtcaactttTTCTTCGTATGAatttctggttcgttgaggttgaatgatctgcagcacaacacatcgagcaccaccaccaatgcgatggattttctttgaaaatgttattagcgcctccgtgatgctgtgtgcgctccgctacgatcgctttgatgcatctgctatgcgtaaaatcttgttcaaactgaggattagatccaaacccgcaagtgattgatttttgatgtctttgctagtgatgcatgtacgtgattggttagtttacctatttctaattttttatcaattatcgataataaatagttaaaaatcagtattttcaaataaatacaaagaaacgttgactcatccttgatcgaatggtccaaaaaaattgaaaatctatcgagaaacggcttagatattaaagtttaaagtctatcatattttcgtgacggtccccgattttcgaaatcgtaaagtgtaccccaatatagaaaacacagacgtagtcctacgtcaaaaatgtggggttgtttatttacattagcttcatactacatgcagaggaggcgcgatgtaccgcatattacccccctggTTTTACAGCAGTTGAAGTCGAGCTCATTATAAAAACGGCTAATATGTACGGCATAATAATAATGTGTCGAATTTTGGTGATTTTAGTCCAGCTCCTCCTGTTTAACCAAAATGCGTCATTTAATTACATATCTAAAATGTATGTTTAAAAATCACGAATGGTTTGAAATTATCTATATCCGGAAATCTTTTAAGCGGGCCATTAACACTCGAGCACACaagctgttgtattttgaacatCATAAACCAAAAAACATATCACACTGTACATAGCATGAACAAGCCCGCATGAGTGTTTCATGACCGTACACTTAtcacgtaagcacttatggaagGAGTACTATCATTTTTTTactctccatataaataaaaaataatgtgtaagaaaaaaaatttacattgGAGGGGGTTCcgaaaaacacagaaaaatgcACCGTAAAAAGTGTACGGCCCCACAACAGCGCGTGGCTAGcgattaaaatttaatactCTGCCCAAGTTAACGTGCAGTAAttccaatcaatcaaaaatGTATCGAATGTTCCTTAATTGCCCCTAATGTAGGATATACGCTTAAATAAAATTCCGTATTTctcttatacataaaatattgCAGTCAAATAACCGTCTATCAGGCAATTGCTACAAACGGTGTACCGGTTAAAATCCATTGAAGTCGATATTTACGCGGACGATTGATTGTACTGCGTAAGTCAAAACCGGGTAAATtacaaaaaccgcgtaaaaatgactttatcaaaaatcgctgtttcgtatgctccgatttttttttcaaaaccacgtgaacaaaatcggttaaaaaaACAGCATCAATACAAAACCCGCTTGAAAAGTACGAAAACTCCATACACCGCGTGAAAAGCGAGCAAACTTGCGTTGCGTTAAATGGTTCAGTTATTCTACACTGGGGTATCTTTCTCTGTGCAATAGACATTTTGTTTATGTAGTATTATGTACGTAACAacgcaaaaattgaataaaatatctTAGGtatttataaacaaaaaatctgtCAAGAGAACAAAGAAATAATTGATTATAAAGTGCTCTTTTCAGTATGATATTTCAAATTTGTCCGCTGCTATTGCTCCTCCA
The nucleotide sequence above comes from Armigeres subalbatus isolate Guangzhou_Male chromosome 3, GZ_Asu_2, whole genome shotgun sequence. Encoded proteins:
- the LOC134221468 gene encoding uncharacterized protein LOC134221468, yielding MEKGLTLSRSGPDASQPYRELLGSLMYIMLSVRPEICYPVGYLGHFQQQPTTEHWQALKRAVRYLQGTIKTKLNFKRDPTSKPLVGYVEADWASDTEDRKSVSGYLFKVFGSSVIWCSKKQTTVTTSSSEAEFIALSAAVPESLWLKEIIEDLQDTNIHITTYEDNRSCICMA